The Streptococcus pluranimalium genome contains a region encoding:
- a CDS encoding ABC transporter permease — protein sequence MNYFDKKNRILLREMVKTDFKLRYQGSAIGYLWSILKPLLMFTIMYLVFIRFLRLGGDVPHFAIALLLANVIWSFFSEATSMGMVSIVTRGDLLRKLNFSKHTIVLSAALGALINFGINLIVVLIFAIINGVSISWNVILAIPLFLELFILALGVGLLLSTVFVKFRDLGQIWEVFLQAGMYATPIIYPISFVSNQNLMAAKVMMLNPMAQIIQDLRYTLIDPANTTIWQMSNHWWYIVIPYIIPFVVFIVGLTVFNKSSKRFAEII from the coding sequence ATGAATTATTTTGATAAAAAAAATAGAATTTTACTAAGAGAAATGGTGAAGACAGATTTTAAATTAAGGTATCAAGGTAGTGCAATAGGCTATCTTTGGTCGATTTTAAAGCCACTTTTAATGTTTACAATCATGTATCTTGTCTTCATTCGTTTTTTACGTTTAGGAGGAGATGTACCACATTTTGCCATTGCTTTGTTATTGGCTAATGTTATATGGTCGTTTTTTTCAGAAGCGACTTCAATGGGCATGGTTTCGATTGTTACTCGAGGAGACTTACTTAGAAAGCTAAATTTCTCAAAACATACTATTGTTTTGTCAGCAGCATTAGGAGCTTTGATTAACTTTGGTATTAATCTCATTGTTGTTTTAATTTTTGCAATTATCAATGGGGTGAGTATTTCCTGGAATGTTATTTTGGCTATTCCATTATTTTTAGAGTTATTTATTTTAGCCTTAGGCGTTGGATTGCTTTTATCAACAGTATTTGTTAAATTTAGAGATCTTGGTCAAATTTGGGAAGTATTCTTGCAAGCAGGGATGTATGCAACACCTATTATTTATCCAATTAGTTTTGTATCAAATCAAAATTTGATGGCAGCTAAGGTGATGATGCTCAATCCGATGGCTCAAATTATCCAAGATTTGCGGTATACTCTGATTGATCCTGCTAATACAACTATTTGGCAAATGTCTAATCACTGGTGGTATATAGTCATTCCATATATTATTCCCTTTGTTGTATTTATAGTTGGATTAACTGTTTTTAATAAGAGTTCTAAACGATTTGCGGAGATCATCTAA
- a CDS encoding ABC transporter ATP-binding protein yields MSNEIAVKVEHVSKYFKLPTESTYSLRTAVVNRFKGIKGYREQHVLKDINFEVNKGDFFGIVGRNGSGKSTLLKIISQIYTPEKGSVSIDGKLVSFIELGVGFNPELTGRENVYMNGAMLGFTTEEVDKMYDDIVEFAELRDFMNQKLKNYSSGMQVRLAFSVAIKAQGDILILDEVLAVGDEAFQRKCNDYFMERKASGKTTILVTHDMGAVKKYCNKAVLIEDGLVKAYGDPDDVANQYSFDNAVSTAPQEILDENDSIEDNQESEIENNSKLFVDNLQVKLLSPEKLTQNDIVEFDISYDVLKDIETHPVFSMTDIDRNIWIYNDNAYDTPTKTKGHKHLKYQCSLSAINDIKLKLQVTILGPSREMLAFANSENTPIFMVTRTDISGDDFSAMDSAAGLVRRNGHWVITE; encoded by the coding sequence ATGTCAAATGAAATAGCAGTAAAAGTTGAACATGTTAGTAAATATTTTAAATTACCAACCGAGAGTACATATAGTCTTCGTACGGCAGTTGTTAACCGTTTTAAAGGTATTAAAGGCTATCGTGAGCAACACGTCTTAAAAGATATTAATTTTGAAGTTAATAAAGGTGACTTTTTTGGGATTGTTGGCCGAAATGGTTCAGGTAAATCGACACTTTTGAAAATTATCTCACAGATTTACACTCCTGAAAAAGGTTCTGTCAGTATTGATGGTAAATTAGTATCGTTTATCGAATTAGGAGTAGGATTTAATCCTGAGTTAACTGGTCGAGAAAATGTTTATATGAATGGAGCCATGCTTGGGTTTACAACTGAAGAAGTTGATAAAATGTATGATGATATCGTAGAATTTGCTGAGCTAAGAGATTTCATGAATCAAAAGCTAAAAAACTACTCAAGTGGTATGCAAGTTCGATTGGCATTCTCTGTTGCTATAAAAGCTCAAGGGGATATTCTAATTCTTGATGAAGTGTTGGCTGTTGGTGATGAGGCTTTTCAGCGTAAATGTAATGATTATTTTATGGAACGAAAAGCAAGTGGAAAGACAACAATTCTGGTTACCCATGATATGGGAGCAGTAAAAAAATATTGTAATAAAGCAGTCCTCATTGAAGATGGTTTGGTAAAAGCATATGGGGACCCAGACGATGTTGCCAACCAATATAGTTTTGATAATGCAGTATCAACAGCACCACAGGAAATTCTTGATGAGAATGATTCAATAGAAGATAATCAAGAATCTGAGATAGAAAATAATTCAAAACTTTTCGTAGATAATTTACAGGTCAAGTTACTTTCACCAGAAAAATTAACTCAGAATGATATTGTTGAGTTTGATATTTCATACGATGTTTTGAAAGATATCGAAACCCACCCTGTATTTTCGATGACGGATATTGATCGAAATATCTGGATATATAATGATAATGCCTATGATACTCCGACTAAAACAAAAGGACACAAGCATTTAAAATATCAATGTAGTTTGTCTGCCATTAATGATATTAAACTAAAACTTCAAGTGACCATTTTAGGACCTTCTCGAGAAATGTTAGCATTTGCAAATTCAGAAAATACTCCAATCTTTATGGTAACTCGTACAGATATCAGTGGAGATGATTTTTCAGCTATGGATTCAGCAGCAGGACTAGTTCGAAGAAATGGACATTGGGTAATTACAGAGTAA
- a CDS encoding glycosyltransferase translates to MGSSLVSIVCTVYNKRKWIEQTIDSFLSQKTNFEFDIVIIDDASTDGSQDILAEFEKQYPEKITVFYNEKNLGIAETWLKICDTIQTPYIARCDGDDVWINPQKLQLQVEALRNNPKSKWSSTDIDLIDENGNLIDSSIFESGKMSKVHDFETLLSTRGFLAPSTFLVETKLIQEINHQIDLETADDTFDIQLNLFQKTELTYIPESTVLYRVNQGSDSRPTDFSKVEDRFNKLLRTQKNYLDRYPDSNYREMLEILLDRNNQYELELSKKAAGLEQLGFEKITIYFDKDGEGFSQKAIEQYPLETQSDIGIILPENCNRIRIDMSEQPSFYDSIILISKATNTQIFPVFSNAIVIDVAYVFPDSDPQMIFELPQDIYGKDFILKYKTSEINDIQSSNYIAKKLSKDVHDLKMIYQKSLKAQTILENHQKQLQDKIEEQRREIEYITQLYNGVISSRRWSIPTKIINFLRRKK, encoded by the coding sequence ATGGGGAGTTCTCTAGTTTCAATTGTTTGTACAGTTTATAATAAAAGGAAATGGATTGAACAGACTATTGATAGTTTTTTAAGTCAAAAGACAAATTTTGAATTTGATATTGTTATTATTGATGATGCATCTACAGATGGATCACAGGATATATTAGCAGAATTTGAAAAGCAATATCCTGAAAAAATAACTGTCTTTTATAATGAAAAAAATCTCGGTATTGCAGAAACTTGGTTAAAAATTTGTGACACTATTCAAACTCCATATATTGCTAGATGTGATGGTGATGATGTTTGGATAAACCCACAAAAATTACAACTTCAAGTTGAAGCATTGAGAAATAACCCAAAATCAAAATGGTCAAGTACAGATATCGATTTAATTGATGAGAATGGTAACTTAATTGATAGTTCTATATTTGAATCTGGGAAAATGTCAAAAGTTCATGATTTTGAAACATTATTATCAACCAGAGGCTTTTTAGCACCATCTACATTTCTGGTTGAAACTAAGCTAATACAAGAAATTAATCATCAAATTGACCTGGAAACTGCCGATGATACCTTTGATATTCAGCTCAATTTATTCCAGAAAACTGAGTTGACTTACATACCAGAATCGACTGTTTTATATCGTGTTAACCAAGGTTCTGATTCAAGACCAACTGATTTCAGTAAAGTGGAAGACCGTTTTAATAAGCTTTTAAGAACTCAGAAAAATTATCTAGATAGATATCCTGATTCTAACTATCGAGAAATGCTAGAAATTCTTTTGGATAGAAATAACCAATATGAACTAGAACTTTCGAAGAAAGCAGCTGGTTTAGAACAACTTGGTTTTGAGAAAATTACCATTTATTTTGATAAAGATGGTGAAGGATTTAGTCAAAAAGCTATTGAGCAATATCCATTAGAAACACAATCGGATATTGGAATCATATTACCGGAAAACTGTAATCGTATTCGTATCGACATGTCTGAACAACCTAGTTTTTATGATTCAATTATTTTAATTTCCAAAGCAACTAATACTCAGATTTTCCCTGTTTTTTCAAATGCAATTGTAATTGATGTTGCATACGTATTTCCAGATTCAGATCCTCAAATGATTTTTGAACTTCCTCAAGATATCTATGGTAAGGACTTTATCCTAAAGTATAAAACAAGCGAAATTAATGATATTCAATCTTCAAATTACATTGCGAAGAAACTATCTAAAGATGTTCATGATTTAAAAATGATTTATCAAAAATCACTGAAAGCTCAAACTATATTAGAAAACCATCAAAAGCAATTGCAGGATAAAATTGAAGAGCAAAGAAGAGAAATAGAATATATAACACAACTCTATAATGGAGTTATTAGTTCAAGACGATGGTCAATTCCCACTAAAATTATCAATTTCCTTAGGAGAAAAAAATGA
- a CDS encoding rhamnan synthesis F family protein produces the protein MKRLLLYVHFNKFDSLSSHVRYQLEQMRPLFSNVLFISNSQLNSQTIDELKHNKLIDDFIQRENSGFDFAAWRDGMLEIGFDELTSYDSVTVMNDTCFGPLWDLKDYYLNFESDHSVDFWGMTNNRETKKSRHSQGFREHLQSYYMVFHKPVLLSSAFQEFWKNIKSYQDVQDVINHYETQVTTNLVDAGFNYKAIFDTTDEEASHLLHADFSYYHPTAILQKRVPFLKVKAVDANQHITPYLLNEIEKTSQYPVDLIVSHMSKINYPDFKYLLGRKYLKDISSVPITKKVAVHLHVFYVDLLEEFLDAFRHFEFAFDLYITTDSAEKVSKIEGTLNQSNQKAKIYITGNIGRDVLPMLKLKTELSLYDYVGHFHTKKSKEADFWAGESWRKELIDMLVLPANQILSHLEKEDDLGLVIADIPTFFRYNRIVNAYNENQIAPEMNELWDKMGLQKSIDFNAFHTFVMSYGTFVWFKYNALKPLFDLDLNDDDVPEEPLPQNSILHAIERLLVYIAWDRNYDFRISKTTTELTPFIDNKLLNERGDLLPHTYVDFNHLGGIKGAVKYIFVGPARAIKYILKRLKEKI, from the coding sequence ATGAAGCGTTTGCTTTTATATGTACATTTTAACAAATTTGATTCCTTGAGTTCCCATGTTCGTTATCAGCTAGAGCAGATGCGACCTTTGTTTTCTAATGTACTATTTATATCAAACAGTCAATTGAACAGCCAAACAATTGATGAGCTAAAACATAACAAACTGATAGATGATTTTATTCAACGTGAAAATTCAGGGTTTGATTTTGCAGCATGGCGTGACGGCATGTTGGAAATTGGATTTGATGAATTAACTAGTTATGATTCTGTAACTGTGATGAATGATACTTGTTTTGGACCTCTATGGGATTTAAAAGATTACTATTTGAATTTTGAATCAGATCACTCCGTTGATTTTTGGGGAATGACAAATAATCGCGAGACAAAGAAGTCTCGACACTCACAAGGTTTTCGCGAACACCTTCAAAGTTACTATATGGTCTTTCATAAACCGGTTTTGTTAAGCAGTGCATTCCAGGAATTTTGGAAAAATATAAAAAGTTATCAAGATGTTCAGGATGTTATTAATCATTATGAAACCCAAGTTACAACCAATCTTGTAGATGCTGGATTCAATTATAAAGCTATCTTTGATACAACTGACGAAGAAGCAAGTCATCTCCTTCATGCAGATTTTTCATATTATCATCCTACAGCCATTCTTCAAAAACGTGTCCCATTTCTGAAAGTGAAAGCAGTAGATGCCAATCAGCATATTACTCCTTATTTGCTTAATGAAATCGAAAAAACAAGTCAGTATCCCGTTGATTTGATTGTTAGTCATATGTCTAAAATCAATTATCCAGATTTCAAGTATTTGTTAGGACGAAAATATCTTAAAGATATTAGTAGTGTTCCTATCACTAAAAAAGTAGCTGTTCATTTGCATGTATTTTATGTGGATTTACTTGAGGAGTTTTTGGATGCTTTTAGACATTTTGAGTTTGCATTTGATTTGTATATTACAACTGATAGTGCAGAAAAAGTATCTAAAATTGAAGGGACACTAAATCAATCAAATCAGAAAGCAAAGATTTATATTACTGGAAATATCGGTCGTGATGTTTTACCAATGCTAAAATTGAAGACTGAATTGTCACTATATGATTATGTTGGACATTTCCATACTAAGAAGTCTAAAGAAGCAGATTTTTGGGCTGGAGAATCTTGGCGAAAAGAATTGATAGATATGCTTGTTTTACCTGCCAATCAGATCTTATCGCATCTAGAAAAAGAAGATGATTTAGGTCTTGTGATAGCAGATATTCCGACATTTTTCCGTTACAATCGAATTGTAAATGCCTATAATGAAAATCAGATTGCACCAGAAATGAATGAATTATGGGATAAAATGGGGTTACAAAAGTCTATTGATTTTAATGCATTTCATACGTTTGTTATGTCATATGGAACCTTTGTTTGGTTTAAGTATAATGCCTTAAAACCATTATTTGATTTAGATCTAAATGATGATGATGTCCCAGAAGAACCATTACCACAGAATTCAATTCTTCATGCAATCGAGCGACTATTAGTATATATTGCTTGGGATAGAAACTATGATTTTCGGATTTCTAAAACGACAACAGAACTAACACCTTTTATTGATAACAAGTTATTAAATGAGAGAGGTGATTTACTACCTCATACTTACGTTGACTTTAATCATTTAGGTGGTATCAAAGGAGCAGTAAAATATATCTTTGTAGGGCCAGCAAGGGCAATTAAGTATATTTTGAAAAGATTGAAGGAGAAAATTTAA
- a CDS encoding LTA synthase family protein translates to MLSPIGVLVSAWYLSFGLKKQSFIRLGFGVVVYWILAYFIKWTRNLNNPDFNPLSLNNNHFFQTNGFLIAGVIIILAFLFRILQKIFFKESSLVTFFNKNSFSDGYIFILLFIIMTDAELLQIIKSTVEAYLNLNDIRNYIKIFIGNVIIVQVLFLLVIRLSYKAIHDFKNNKATFSLTVVTSLLLAVTLNFGFQFGIKGDSDLLGKYIFPGATLYQILFLYFIFQFLFLCTNRFILTSIFSIMLMIIAVFANVIKFKMRSEPILVSDLFWLKDITLLLGFISFKFVAILIVLVVITLILFIFLNKRFFNNKIINGVSWRIIGLLSIIAIMSLNFWVFSKEKDKKILGNIPVISTLNNWSDMTWMGFKVNSQFKSLAFVWTKQLTKNVMEKPKDYSKETIKKIVRKYEKKAIAINRNRKNSISDQTVIYILSEGFSDPSRISDVTISKPIIEKIQQIKDETTSGLMHSDGYGGGTANMEFQSLTGLPFYNYSNNVSTLFTEVVPKMKTIPALSDQFIQSERYVLHGSDAKNYNRLSVYKKMAFDNFIFSNGSDETFNNPENQGVNLSDQAIYDNVIEQLNQNNQFFSVITMQNHAPWSIGGPQDIFGEGENYSEQENADLTSYVRLMNITDNATKDFLSKLSNIDKKITVVFYGDHLPGLYPQKSFTTDPDSQYRTDYFIWSNYQNKKINHPLVNSSDFSAALLEHTDSKVSPYYALLTDIMNDASVDKKDLTKYQKQLREDLSIIQYDITLGKNYISQYQDFFIIGE, encoded by the coding sequence ATGTTATCTCCGATTGGGGTACTTGTATCAGCATGGTATTTATCGTTTGGTTTAAAAAAGCAAAGCTTTATAAGATTGGGTTTCGGAGTAGTTGTCTATTGGATATTAGCATATTTTATAAAATGGACGAGAAATCTGAATAATCCTGATTTTAATCCATTGTCTCTAAATAACAATCATTTTTTTCAGACAAATGGTTTTTTAATTGCTGGAGTAATTATCATCTTAGCATTCTTGTTTAGAATACTTCAAAAAATATTTTTTAAAGAAAGTTCATTGGTAACTTTTTTTAATAAAAATAGTTTCAGTGATGGATATATTTTTATTTTACTCTTCATAATAATGACTGATGCTGAGCTTTTACAAATTATTAAATCTACAGTAGAGGCATATCTAAATTTAAATGACATTAGGAATTATATTAAAATATTTATTGGAAATGTCATAATTGTACAGGTTCTATTTCTTCTCGTTATTAGATTGTCCTATAAGGCCATACATGATTTCAAAAATAACAAAGCTACTTTTAGCTTAACAGTAGTCACTTCCTTATTATTAGCCGTTACCTTAAATTTTGGGTTTCAGTTTGGCATTAAAGGAGACTCGGATCTTTTAGGTAAATATATATTTCCAGGAGCAACACTCTATCAAATTCTATTTTTATATTTTATATTTCAATTTCTATTTTTATGTACTAATAGATTTATTTTAACATCAATATTTTCCATTATGCTAATGATAATTGCTGTATTTGCTAATGTCATTAAGTTTAAAATGCGAAGTGAACCAATTTTGGTCAGTGATTTATTTTGGTTGAAAGATATTACCTTATTATTAGGCTTTATTTCATTTAAATTCGTTGCAATTTTAATAGTTTTAGTTGTCATTACGCTTATTTTATTTATTTTTCTGAATAAAAGATTCTTTAATAATAAAATTATTAATGGTGTAAGTTGGAGAATTATAGGATTACTATCAATAATTGCAATAATGAGTCTAAATTTTTGGGTTTTTTCAAAAGAAAAAGATAAAAAAATTTTAGGTAATATTCCAGTTATCTCCACATTAAATAATTGGTCTGATATGACATGGATGGGTTTTAAAGTAAATTCACAGTTTAAATCTTTAGCGTTTGTTTGGACGAAACAGTTAACTAAAAATGTTATGGAAAAACCCAAAGACTATTCAAAAGAAACCATAAAAAAAATAGTAAGAAAATACGAAAAAAAAGCAATTGCTATTAATAGAAATAGGAAAAATAGTATATCTGATCAGACGGTTATCTATATTTTAAGTGAAGGTTTTTCTGATCCATCAAGGATTAGTGATGTTACTATTAGTAAGCCAATTATTGAAAAAATACAGCAAATAAAAGATGAGACAACTAGTGGCTTGATGCATTCAGATGGATATGGTGGAGGAACTGCTAATATGGAGTTTCAGTCATTGACGGGGTTACCTTTTTATAATTACTCTAATAATGTTTCTACACTTTTTACAGAAGTAGTTCCTAAAATGAAGACTATTCCAGCTTTAAGTGATCAGTTCATACAAAGTGAGCGATATGTATTGCATGGATCGGATGCAAAAAATTACAATAGGCTATCTGTTTATAAAAAAATGGCTTTTGACAATTTTATTTTTTCAAATGGTTCAGATGAAACATTTAATAATCCAGAAAATCAAGGTGTTAATTTAAGTGACCAAGCTATTTATGATAATGTTATCGAACAATTAAATCAAAACAATCAATTCTTTTCAGTGATTACAATGCAAAATCATGCCCCTTGGTCGATAGGTGGTCCTCAAGATATATTTGGTGAAGGTGAAAATTATTCAGAACAAGAGAATGCGGACTTAACGTCGTATGTGAGGTTAATGAATATTACAGATAATGCAACTAAGGATTTTCTCTCTAAATTATCCAATATAGATAAAAAAATTACTGTTGTTTTCTATGGAGATCATTTACCTGGCTTATATCCGCAAAAATCTTTTACAACTGATCCCGATAGTCAATATAGAACTGATTATTTTATCTGGTCAAATTATCAAAATAAAAAAATAAATCATCCTCTTGTTAATTCTAGTGATTTTTCGGCGGCATTACTAGAGCATACTGATAGTAAAGTATCTCCATATTACGCCCTTCTTACAGATATAATGAATGATGCAAGTGTAGATAAAAAAGACTTGACTAAATATCAAAAACAACTTCGAGAGGATCTCTCGATTATTCAGTACGATATAACCTTAGGCAAAAATTATATTTCACAATATCAAGATTTTTTTATAATAGGAGAATAG
- a CDS encoding glycosyltransferase family 2 protein — MNDKIAVLLPAYNEEVTIQKVIKDFQNELPNAVIYVYDNNSKDKTNQLALEAGAIVRFEPRQGKGNVVRSMFREIDADYYIMVDADDTYPAKEVHKLLEPLRTGMADMTIGDRLSNGSYAEENKRGFHGFGNSLVKNLINKLYKGNYEDIMTGYRGFNRLFVKTFPVLSPGFEIETELSIHSLDKRFKLVEVPITYQDRPEGSESKLNTFSDGFKVLRMIFNLFKDYKPLLFFSLFSLLFFILGLLVGVPVITEFAKTGLIEKMPSAILATGFMILSALSFVSGFILDTIVRQNKMQYELKIYDYFERNGRND, encoded by the coding sequence ATGAATGACAAAATTGCTGTTTTACTTCCAGCTTACAATGAAGAAGTAACGATTCAAAAGGTAATAAAGGATTTTCAAAATGAATTGCCAAATGCTGTTATTTACGTATATGATAATAATTCGAAGGATAAGACGAATCAATTAGCTTTGGAAGCTGGAGCAATTGTCAGATTTGAACCTCGTCAGGGAAAAGGTAATGTAGTACGTTCTATGTTTCGAGAAATTGATGCTGACTATTATATTATGGTGGATGCCGATGATACTTATCCAGCTAAAGAAGTTCATAAATTATTAGAGCCATTGAGAACAGGAATGGCAGATATGACCATTGGTGATCGCTTATCGAATGGCTCATATGCAGAAGAAAATAAAAGAGGATTCCATGGTTTTGGGAATAGCCTAGTAAAGAATTTGATTAATAAACTTTATAAAGGAAATTATGAAGATATCATGACTGGTTATAGAGGATTTAACCGTTTATTTGTTAAAACTTTTCCTGTGCTTTCGCCCGGATTTGAAATCGAGACTGAATTATCAATTCACTCTTTGGATAAACGTTTTAAATTAGTGGAGGTCCCCATAACTTATCAAGACCGCCCTGAAGGAAGTGAATCAAAATTAAATACATTTTCAGACGGATTTAAAGTTTTAAGAATGATTTTTAATCTTTTTAAAGACTATAAACCATTACTTTTCTTTTCATTGTTCAGCTTACTATTTTTCATTTTGGGACTTCTAGTTGGTGTTCCTGTTATTACTGAATTCGCTAAGACTGGTTTAATCGAAAAAATGCCATCTGCTATTTTAGCAACAGGATTTATGATATTATCTGCGCTTTCTTTTGTTTCTGGATTCATCCTAGATACCATTGTGAGACAAAATAAAATGCAATATGAATTGAAAATCTATGATTATTTTGAAAGAAATGGAAGAAATGATTGA
- a CDS encoding DUF7657 domain-containing protein yields MIILKEMEEMIEKLRFFIGTCMDSLIKFRFIIAILLFICSVSFELHGSSISNWNNFGVREISSGKESKTINQFSNSETINLKEEFENWISIPERSDGTIIGVPRMIRTDEWLVQTPFFISQANTGNHFNNKSYGLSGQNMILAYNAPVFDISVIGKPFNWGFLFLGPSRGLSWYWSLKLIGLLLLSFEFSMILTKKNKWLSLIGSFWITFTPSIQWWFMQHLGDIIFFSLAIMVGVFHYFRQKSVLNKLLLSFLIGSSIVGFILVIYPAFQVPFAYVILAFLSIELIRAIKEKRYNKKDYFIIPVTLFCSVAIVIYTLLRSKEALELTLSTVYPGQRVSVGGELSWSRISDMFMTILLPFKIPTTINQVEASSSVSLFPYVLVSLPIVFIRDTIKKNIFPIFLICFSLFLIFYSFIGIPELFSKLTLFSFVTSSRSWQTLSIITIFLSLWFISVIWESSSLTRSSKILLFILGITVTVALVIFTFQNPDYLGFLGKKYLLALALIYFVIFIAIIFAFKKMLIFLLLSIILISGMTVNPLVKGLDVITNKKLSREIKSLAKEDKNALWLTENNLYNYPQMFGAKTINSVRFYPDKKLMDKLDPKDKMENSWNRYSHMHMQLTNSETDMSVGGAPDVLEISLNLADFKKLGGEFVLTNRELTEQVSSNFKEIYLDKDGNRIYQLITKDQ; encoded by the coding sequence ATGATTATTTTGAAAGAAATGGAAGAAATGATTGAGAAACTTCGTTTTTTTATTGGAACTTGCATGGATAGCCTAATTAAATTTAGATTTATTATCGCTATTTTACTATTTATATGTAGTGTTAGTTTCGAATTACATGGTAGTTCAATTTCAAATTGGAATAATTTTGGAGTGAGAGAAATCTCATCAGGTAAGGAATCGAAAACAATTAACCAATTTTCAAATTCAGAAACTATAAATTTAAAAGAAGAATTTGAAAATTGGATTTCTATCCCTGAAAGATCTGATGGTACTATAATAGGAGTGCCTAGAATGATCAGAACCGACGAATGGTTGGTTCAGACCCCGTTTTTTATATCACAAGCAAATACGGGCAATCATTTTAATAATAAATCATATGGTCTATCTGGACAAAATATGATTTTAGCATATAATGCACCAGTTTTTGATATATCAGTTATAGGAAAACCGTTTAATTGGGGCTTTTTATTTCTTGGACCATCTAGAGGCCTCTCTTGGTATTGGAGTTTGAAATTAATTGGTTTATTACTACTTTCGTTTGAGTTTAGTATGATTTTAACGAAAAAAAATAAATGGCTTTCTTTGATAGGTTCTTTTTGGATAACATTTACGCCATCAATCCAGTGGTGGTTTATGCAGCATTTAGGTGATATTATCTTCTTTTCATTGGCTATAATGGTAGGAGTATTTCACTATTTTAGACAAAAGAGTGTGCTCAACAAACTTTTATTATCCTTTTTAATCGGTAGCTCAATTGTTGGTTTTATTCTCGTAATATATCCCGCTTTTCAGGTGCCATTTGCCTATGTCATATTAGCTTTTCTATCGATAGAATTAATTAGGGCAATAAAAGAAAAAAGATATAATAAGAAAGATTATTTTATTATTCCAGTGACATTATTTTGTTCGGTAGCGATTGTCATTTATACATTATTGAGAAGTAAAGAAGCTCTAGAATTGACATTATCGACAGTCTACCCTGGACAAAGAGTTTCAGTTGGTGGGGAGCTTTCGTGGTCTCGTATTTCTGATATGTTCATGACCATTTTACTACCCTTCAAGATTCCAACAACCATTAACCAAGTGGAAGCATCAAGCTCAGTTTCTCTATTCCCATATGTTTTAGTGTCGCTTCCCATTGTATTTATAAGAGATACTATTAAAAAAAATATTTTCCCCATTTTTTTAATTTGTTTTAGTCTATTTTTGATATTTTACAGCTTTATTGGAATTCCAGAGCTATTTTCGAAATTAACTTTATTTAGTTTTGTAACTTCAAGTAGATCCTGGCAGACTCTTTCAATTATTACTATCTTTTTATCACTATGGTTTATTTCTGTTATTTGGGAATCAAGTTCTCTTACAAGAAGTAGTAAGATACTGTTATTTATATTGGGAATTACCGTTACTGTTGCATTAGTAATATTTACATTTCAAAATCCAGATTACTTAGGTTTCCTAGGGAAAAAATATTTGCTGGCATTGGCTTTGATTTACTTTGTAATATTTATTGCTATAATTTTCGCTTTTAAAAAGATGTTAATATTTTTATTGTTGTCGATTATTCTGATTAGTGGTATGACTGTTAATCCTTTGGTTAAAGGACTTGATGTTATTACAAATAAGAAGTTATCCCGAGAAATAAAATCCCTAGCTAAGGAAGATAAGAATGCTTTATGGTTAACTGAGAATAATTTGTATAACTATCCTCAAATGTTTGGTGCTAAGACGATTAATAGCGTTCGATTTTATCCGGATAAAAAATTAATGGATAAGCTCGATCCAAAAGATAAAATGGAAAATTCGTGGAATAGATATTCCCATATGCATATGCAACTAACAAATTCAGAAACCGATATGTCTGTCGGAGGAGCCCCCGATGTTTTAGAAATTAGTTTAAATTTAGCTGATTTCAAAAAATTGGGCGGGGAATTTGTTTTAACCAATAGAGAATTAACTGAACAAGTTAGTTCTAATTTTAAAGAAATTTATTTGGATAAAGATGGAAATAGAATATATCAATTGATTACAAAAGATCAATAA